GCATGGCCGTGGACAGGTAGCCGCCGCGCGACATCACTTCAACGCCGCCACCGATGCCGTAATCGCAATCCCCCAGCAGAATGTTCTGCGCCGTGGTGACGATGCCCTGCAGGCCGGAGGAACACAGGCGATTGACCGCCATGGCCACCGAATCCATCGGCAATCCGGCCTGGATCGCGGCCACCCGCGCCACGTACGCATAACGCGGCCCGGTCGGGATGCAGTTGCCGACCGTCACGTAGTGGATGGCCTGGGGGTCAACGCCGGAACGCGCCACCGCCTCCTTCATCACCGTGCCCGCCAGCTCATGTGGCTCGAAGTCGGCGAGGCCACCGCCAAAACTGCCGATCGGCGAGCGCGCCGCGCCCAGAATCACCACGTCTCTAGTCGTCATTGCCAATCCATCCCGTGCCGAAGAATCAGGGTGAGCACGATAACGCCAATCGGCGATGCTTGCCGAAGAGCTGGTTGCTGGTTGTTGGTGTCGGAAAGAGCGAGCTCACGCAGAGACGCGGAGGGCGCAGAGAACAGCGCGAGCCGGTCCTGCATTCTGTGAGAGTCCCGGTCGCCCCTGGCGGTGCGCTTACTCGCGCATCAAACATCGGAGGGCGCGAGGGCACGAGGGCACGCAAGGGCAGCCTCACGGCGAGCTCTTGATCTAGCGTGCCCTCGTGCCCTCTCGCCCTCGTGCCCTCAATTCAGGTATTGGCGGCATGTTTGGTGAGAGCGGCTTCAGCCGCGATCCGGGAACCGCAGCGCATCCGGGTCAACCCGAGTTTCCTTGTCGCGTTCTTCAGATCAACCGGATCGTTCCGATCACCCAAGGCAAGGAGAAAGACATGCGTAGCTGGCTCAAACCCCTGACACTGCTGATCACCGCGGCCATGGCCAGCGGTCCGCTGCTGGCTCATCCCACCGACGCCGTCACCCGCGCCGAGCGCGCCGGCCGCTGGCTGCAGCTGGACGACACCCAGGTGCAGCAACTCGCGCACTTCATCACCGACACCCAGTTGCAGCGACGACAGCGCATGGATGCCCTGCGCCCGGAATTGCTGGCAGTGCTGAGCGAATCACAGAAGGCCAGGCTGGCGGAGCTGATGGTCAACCGCGAGCTGCGCCTGCCGCGGGGAAAGGATGCGGGCGAGGAACGCCTGTCCCGGCTGCAGGAAGTGCTGGGCCTGAGCGCGGCCCAGGTGTCGGAACTGCGCACGCGTGGCGAGCGCATTCGGGCCGAGAATCAGCACTTGATCGAGCAGCGACGCCAGCAGTTGGTGGCCATCGTCGGCAGCGAGAATGCGGCGAAGATCGAGCAGCTCATCGCTCGTCGGCGGGGTGCGGGAGCGGATTCCCGCTGACTCGTCAGGACGGCGGGCTCTCCAGACCGCCTGATCGTAGCCCGTTGTGCCGCGCAGCGGCTCAGCGGGGCTCTTCCGCGTCACCGCCCGGACACCGCCGCGCGCAGTTCGGGCCAGAAGAGCTTTCGTAGCCCGTTGTGCCGCGCAGCGGCTCAGCGGGGTTCGTTCTCCACCGTCCGAATCGCGGCTGAAGCCGCTCCCACAGCCTGGTTTCACGGCCTGCCGCTACAGGCCTGCAGCCACCGGGTTCGCGGCAAAAAAAAAAGAACGGCCCGAAGGCCGTCCTTTGTTCAGCTGTAGCCAGACACGCGCCGGCCCTACTTCAGACCGCGATTCTCCAGCAGCGGCTCGACACTCGGGTCCTTGCCGCGGAACTCGCGGTAGAGCGTGGCCAGTTCGACGGTGTTGCCGCGCGAAAGGATCTGATCGCGGAAGATCTGACCGTTCTCGCGGGTCATGCCGCCGTGTTCCTTGAACCACGCGTACGCATCGTGATTGAGCACGTCCGACCAGAAGTAGGCGTAGTAGCCGGCCGAGTAGCCGCCGCCCCAGACATGGTCGAAATAGGTGGTGCGGTAGCGCGGCGGCACCTGCGCCAGATCGACCTTGAACTTCTTGAGCGCATCCGCCTCGAAGGCATTCACATCCTGCAGCGGCGCATCGGCCGGCAGCGTGTGCCAGGCCATGTCGAGCAGCGCAGCGGCCAGATATTCGGTGGTGGCATAGCCGCCGTTGAACTTGCCTGCAGCCACCATCTTGTCGACCAGCGCCTGCGGCATGGGTTCGCCCGTCTGGTAGTGCTTGGCGTAGTTGGCGAACACCGTCGGCTCGGTCGCCCAGTGCTCGTTGAACTGCGAGGGGAACTCGACGAAGTCACGCGAGGTGTTGGTACCGGCAATCGACGGATACTTGGCGTTCGAGAACATGCCATGCAGGGCATGGCCGAATTCGTGGAACATGGTGGTGACGTCGTCGAAGCTGATCAGCGCCGGCTGACCCTCGGCCGGCTTGGTGAAATTGCAGACGTTGTAAACCACCGGCAGCGTGCCGGCCAGTGCATCCTGCTCCACGAACACATCCATCCAGGCGCCACCGGACTTGCTGTCGCGCTTGAAGTAGTCGGTGTAGAACAAGGCCAGCGGACTGCCGTCAGCATTGAACACCTCGAAAACACGCATGTCGGCGTGGTAGGTCGGGATGTCCTTGCGTTCCTTGAAGGTGATGCCGTACATCTGGGTGGCGGCGTAGAACACGCCGTTTTCCAGCACGTTGTTCATCTCGAAATAGGGCTTGATCTCGGACTCGTCCAGATCGTACTTGGCCTTGCGTACCTGCTCGGCATAGAAGTCCCAGTCGGACGCCGTGAGTGTGAACCCTCCCTTCTGGTCATCGATGATCTTCTGGATGTCGGCCGCTTCCCGCAGCGCCCGTGCCGTTGCGGCAGGCACGGTGTCGGTCAGCAGTTTCAGCGCCATGTCCGGCGTCTTGGCCATCTGATCGCCGAGCTGGTAGTCGGCAAAGGTGGCAAAGCCCAGGAGCTTGGCCTTCTCCGCGCGCAGCTGCGCCAGGCGCTGGACCGCCGCGCGGGTATCGTTGTCATCGGATTGTTCGGTGCGGGTTTCCGAAGCCTTGAGCACCCGAGCGCGCAGCTCACGGTTCTTCAATGAAGCCAGCACCGGCTGCGTGGTGGTGTTCTGCAGCGACAGCAGCCATTTGCCGTCCATGTCGCGGGCCTTGGCGGCGGCGGCCGCTGCGGCGATTTCGCCCTCGGACAAGCCATCGAGCTGCGCGACATCATCCACCACCACAGCAGCAGCCGCGGTGGCCGCCACCAGCTGGGTATGGAACTTGGTCGACAGCGTGGTCTCTTCGACATTGAACTTGCGCATCATGTCCTTTTCCGTCTCGGACAGATTGGCGCCGGCGCGTATGAAACGGTCGTAATCGACTTCGACCAGACGCTTCTGCTCGGGATCAGTCAGCGACTCGCGGGCATCGTAGACGGCCTTGACCCGGGCGAAGAGCTTGGCGTTCAGCAGGATCTCGTCCTGATGCGCGGCAAGCTTGGGATTGATCTCTTCCTGAATCGCCTTGCGGGCATCGTTGGTGTCGGCCTGGACCAGACCCTGGAAGATCCGGCGCACGCGATTGAGCGTCTCTCCGGTGCGCTCCATGGCCTCGACGGTGTTCTCGAAGGTCGGCGGCTCGGCGCTGTCGGCGATCTTCGCGATCTGGGCCAGCTGCTCACTCATGCCCTGCTCGAAGGCCGGCAGATAGTGCTCATCCTTGATCAAGTCAAAGGGCGGCGCCTGGTAGGGCAGCGTGCTGGCGGTGAGCAGCGGATTGGCAGCGGGCGCGGGCATGGCAGCAGGTTTGGACTCGGCCGTTGGGGTGGGTTCGGAAGGCGTCTGGTTGCAGGCGGCCAGCATGAGCATGCTGGCAGCGAGCGCAAAAGTTCGCGTCATGGAGAGACTCCGGCAGGTACAGCGATGGGTGCAAAAGTAAACGCGCCACTTTAGCGCCAAGGCGCAATCCATGTGTAAATCCCGGATTAGCGAGCCGTCTGGGCGCGGTCCGCCAGGGTCTGCGGAAGTCAGTTTGGTGCGTTGGATTTCGCGGAATCGAGCCGCGTACACGGAAGTAGCGTCCGCTGTTCCAGCCCTTCGAGGGGGCTACGCTCGGTGACGCCGCGTCTTTCGCCGTCCCAGCACTCGAATTCCGTCAGGGGCTGATCGACGCAGACTCGGCATCCGGCGCGGCGTAGGGCTGACGAAAAGTGAAGGCCTCGGGGCTCGGACCTTGCGCCCGCAGCAGGGCAAGCTTGGCGACAGCTTCAGACTCGTCCGGGCGATGCCCTGCAGGCACCCACCACAGCACCATCGAGGCTTGTTCCATGGCGTCAAACCATTCCCGGCGGCGACGCATGATCTCGACATGTGCGCTCTTGTAGACAAATTCACGGAGTGCCGCCACATCCCGCCACACCGAGATATTGACCAGGGTGGACTCTCCCATCGGGCGTGGCGCCGTCGCGTTGCCTGCCTCATCCTGCAGACGCCAAACAAAGCCCGCGAAGCTCTCAGCCAAGGCATTGATACGATCAAGGTTTGCCACGAAATCAGCCATCTCCGGCGAGTCCAATGGCGTACGCATCTGGGCAATGTTGAGCTGCGCCAATTCGAAAGCGGACATCGGACCTCCTTGGGTTGAACCAGCCTGCTGAGCGAGCACGCCCTCCGCAGGCGCGCAAGAGTCTAGACCGCTCAGTTTGAAGGGCTCGACGGGGAGTTGCACAATCCGGATACTGCGTCGCCTTTCGTTACCATCTTGGCACGAGCGCCCAATTCCGTGAACCGCCAGCTGTTCATTCTGCTCCTGCTGAGCCTTGCGGTGCTGGCCTATCGCCACTGGCAGGGCCCCGCGCCAGCACAGGATGAAATGCCAGCGACGAGCGCAATCGCGGCCCCTGAAATGGAGGCGCGAGCGGGCGCGGACGCGAACTCAGAGGACTCCGCGCCAGACGAGTCGACGCCAGACCCGCAGCAGATACCCGCTGCTCATCCCACCCGCGCCGCCCACCGCGCCAGCGTGAGTCAGCGCGCGGATGATCGGCGCCGACTGCAAGCCGAAACCGATCTGCCCGCGTTTGTCGCGGAATTGCGGGCGCGGGCCAATGCCGGCGATGCCGATGCCGCAAATACGCTGGCGGGGCTCTACAAGACTTGCGTGGAAGTGGCGCAATTCAACAGCAATCGCGAAGCTGGCGAGCGCAATATGCTCGGCTGGATGGAAGTCATGGGCTGGGGCGATCGCGTGTTCGATGCCCTGCTGGGCGCCTATGTCCAGTCCGAGCAGCGCTGCGCCGCGCTGTCACTGCAATCCACTGCCTACGCGGCGATGATGGCCCAGGCCTGGCAATCACGGGCAGTGCAGCTGGAACACCCGGCCGCGGTGCTCCGCGCCGATCGGCCGAACAGTCGAACCGACCCCGCAGGCGCGCAAGCAGCCCTTGAGCGCGCACGCTTGGCCGGAATCGAACTACTGCGCCAGGCCGAACCCATGGATCTGGCGCGCCATGCAGCGGAATTGGCCGGCGTCAGCCGTTACAACCAGGAGGGCTTCCTGTTGGCAGCCTGCCATCTGCTGTCAGGCTGCTTAGAAGATCCGCACGTCTATGCCTTCGGTTCGGATGCCTCCAGCCTGGGCGGCATGGGGCGAATCGGCTTTCTGGCGATG
The nucleotide sequence above comes from Rhodanobacteraceae bacterium. Encoded proteins:
- the dcp gene encoding peptidyl-dipeptidase Dcp codes for the protein MTRTFALAASMLMLAACNQTPSEPTPTAESKPAAMPAPAANPLLTASTLPYQAPPFDLIKDEHYLPAFEQGMSEQLAQIAKIADSAEPPTFENTVEAMERTGETLNRVRRIFQGLVQADTNDARKAIQEEINPKLAAHQDEILLNAKLFARVKAVYDARESLTDPEQKRLVEVDYDRFIRAGANLSETEKDMMRKFNVEETTLSTKFHTQLVAATAAAAVVVDDVAQLDGLSEGEIAAAAAAAKARDMDGKWLLSLQNTTTQPVLASLKNRELRARVLKASETRTEQSDDNDTRAAVQRLAQLRAEKAKLLGFATFADYQLGDQMAKTPDMALKLLTDTVPAATARALREAADIQKIIDDQKGGFTLTASDWDFYAEQVRKAKYDLDESEIKPYFEMNNVLENGVFYAATQMYGITFKERKDIPTYHADMRVFEVFNADGSPLALFYTDYFKRDSKSGGAWMDVFVEQDALAGTLPVVYNVCNFTKPAEGQPALISFDDVTTMFHEFGHALHGMFSNAKYPSIAGTNTSRDFVEFPSQFNEHWATEPTVFANYAKHYQTGEPMPQALVDKMVAAGKFNGGYATTEYLAAALLDMAWHTLPADAPLQDVNAFEADALKKFKVDLAQVPPRYRTTYFDHVWGGGYSAGYYAYFWSDVLNHDAYAWFKEHGGMTRENGQIFRDQILSRGNTVELATLYREFRGKDPSVEPLLENRGLK
- a CDS encoding DUF3291 domain-containing protein produces the protein MSAFELAQLNIAQMRTPLDSPEMADFVANLDRINALAESFAGFVWRLQDEAGNATAPRPMGESTLVNISVWRDVAALREFVYKSAHVEIMRRRREWFDAMEQASMVLWWVPAGHRPDESEAVAKLALLRAQGPSPEAFTFRQPYAAPDAESASISP